GCCTAACTGTGATAGTTAACCTGGGGGCCTAGACAATCCAGCTCGTCTTGTCGTTATGTGACCAGGTGAGGCCATATCACTTTTGGCACCTACAGGTGGCTTCACGACAAATGACATGCGTCGATGAGTAGCACACCATCTCTACTATAAATGAAACTCGTTGGCTTCATTAAATATCACCAGTAGTCCTTGTCGATACATCTATTATAAACTTGTAGCAAGGTGATGAGCAAAGAATTTGTAGGGGAAGCGATGGAGAAAAACAGTATCCCTGTAATTGATATGCAAAACTTTCCCGGAAAATACGAGAAAGTTTTGAGGGAGGCGTGTGAAGAGTGGGGTTGTTTCAGGTTAGTGAATCACAGCATACCCATCTCACTAATGTCGGAGATGAAGGCAGTTGTGAGGTCTCTGTTCGACCTTCCCACCGAAATCAAGCAACGCAACACCACCCCTCTAAAATGGAGTGGCTACGGCACATTCAAGGAGCATGAGGCCATGACTATGTTTGACATAGTATTGCCGGAAGCTGTGCAAGAATTTTGTTCTCAGCTTGATGTCTCTGATCATCAAAGGAAGGTAATTGAGTCGTATTCTAAGTCTGTGATGGCTCTTTCTGTTCAAATCATGGAAAAATTGGTTACCAGTTTGGGATTGAATACTGGGAACCACTCATTTGATGGTTGGCAAATGTATATAAAGATGAGCAAATACAACTTCAACCCAGAAACTATAGCCTCCGTGGGGCTTCCCATGCATACAGATGTAAGCTTCGTGACCATAATCGATGATGATGTGGCTGGCCTCGAAGTGATGAAGAAAGAATCAGGTGAATATGTGGCTGTTGATCCATTGCCAGGAAGCAATCTAGTCATCATTGGAGATTTTGGTGCTGCTTGGAGCAATGGGAGGTTCCACAATGCTTGGCACAGAGTGAGAGGCAAGGAAGCCACAGGGAGGGTATCTATTAATTCATTTCTGATGGGACCAAGGGATGGAACTGTGGAAGCACCGGCGGAGCTTGTGAATGATGAGCATCCGCGTCTCTATGTTCCTTTCACCTGGGAGAACTACAGGACTCTTCAGTACTCTTCTGAAAATCCCTGGAAAGGTGCCCTTGCCGATGTACTGATTCATCCTATAAATTAATAGTACTTTCTAAGCAAACTTCTGTAATGAATAATGCGGCAGTTGTGAACTTCCATATGCCCGCTGTTGTTTTATGCGTGTGAGTGCTTTTATGGAGTGTTATTTGGCAGCTATAAGAGCTGCtgtgtttgtactttgtactaaaatcatgttgatgttgatgtttatattttaattagGGATAATCcagatatattatttttaaatatcaGATAGAATTAAATTATATAGCATTTTATgtaaggattaaattatacagtggatagaaaaattatattatataaacttaatatcatattattttcaaatatcGAATAAGATTAAATTATCGGCGCAACTATTCTCACCCCCTGTTTTTACTTCTTACACCCCTATCTACCACTATGAAATGACCCCAACTGAGACATGGTCAACGACTGGACCTGACACACTCAAAAGTTGCAATTAATAGCTAAAGCACATGACATTTGGGCTCAAAATGCACGCACCTCTATTGTCATTTCCATGCTATTTTTCAACACTGCCAATCGTACAACTCATCCATCCAAATGTCGGCAGCTGCTGGCTAGCTTTTAGCTTGCCCCGTGATGAACTTTCAATTCAtctaattttaaacaaaaatgaggctttttttttttgtttctacaatttcatctaaatttttttgtctaaaattttttaaaaaaatgattattgatGTGACAAAATAAGAGAGGGAGTGACGTTTTTGTCTTTATTTCTAAAAAATAGATGATTCATGTGATGATTCAAATATTCAATGTAATCTTTCACCACTCTTACAATAatgtaaattataatacaaTGGTTTCGAAAGAAAATATAGAACATCTACATTGAATGCATGATGCAAGTTGTTTCGTATAAGGTGTAACTCATGCAGCTACGCAATCATACCTGTGTGTAAATcattgaatcataatgggaGACATTGGGTAACCTTCTATTAAGGCAATCTGGACAAAATGATAGTAACATGTTGTTTTGTATAAGTTGTTTCAATAGTGATAGTAACATGTTGATGCGACAAGGGAGGCATTGATTGCagtggcaaaaatgtcaaacattGTTCAGAACTAAGAAGGTGTAACATGACATTGTACCTTGAAGCCATGAAATGACCCATGTTTGAcattgtcatccagttctgAAGTGGTGCTGGTCTATCGGATTCCTAGAAGTTCAGTGAGTTATATATGAAACATGTATGACCATAACCACAAAATAGATTAACATACTCTGTCCAAAATATTCTCAACTCGTCAATCAAGTTTTACCGGATATTTATCCATGCACCCTCTCCAAAGCCAGGGCATGAATTATGGAGAAAGTAAATTTATTCCAAAGCACCCCACCCTACCTCTACCTATTTACCTACCAAGATCATCATTATATTACTGTATCAAGGAATTTGAACCACCcatcacacacactctctctcttcttcttattgGCGTCCCAAGAATACTAATAGGGTAATGGACTAATCAACATATCAAAACTATTTTTATGTTAtatttgtcaactaattaaaatattatctttagGGATTagagattatttatattggattaaatataagttattacaactataaatgaataaatattaatttattataagaattgttaatttattatttataatagttattaatttactttaatatttattcagaatggataattaattcattataataattactaatttattataacaattatcaatttattataAGACCGTCCATTACTTGCACGTAAAAAAATTTTTTAGCATAgattttgttatatattttttgaaaagaaaaattgttTGTCTAGCACTTTAGTAACGCCTGACAACCACATGGCATCATGGCCGTTGGATTTGCGTGTTGTGTACCTGATCCCAATCTACAACCATCGTATTAGAAAGAAAGTTGGCAATGTAATGTAAGGTTGTGATTGCATCAAAAGTATGGCAACACTGATAATCAAATATTTACCTTTAAGCCATATTTCtcgtttgtttattttgctctGTCATAATACATTAATTTGTGAATGATTGCTGCCTTAAAGTTTGAACTTGTATTTTCAAAGGGGGTTTAAATAGAAAAAAAGGGGTGTTAATAACAAAGCCCTTAAATTAtacataaatttatataaagATTAAATTCTATATTGGatagaaaaattatattatctttGTCGAAATCACAAAGATAGGCTTCAATAATATGAGAGGACAATCAGTCATACTGCAGGGACCCGGATGGCAGCCCATCATTTCGAAACTTTATTTGATGTGATGATAGTGCGCCATTATCAGATCAATTGGGGTCTACCATGTCAAATGGACCCTTGGGATGGGATCAATCAATTATTTACTTGTTGTCTCTTCCTCTCTGAtatcatgataaattaaaaaagaaattagacatatatgtgtttaaaatttgattccaataaaaaatatatttctcaatgatatttaaaaaaaaaattataactctTTTAACAATTATCATTTCCCAAAGTGAATGAGTGTTGTGCAACTTCTGTTGTGGAACCAATAAGAGGTGACTTGATGGATTAGAGTAATCACAATGGTGTGATTTTATTGGGGTCAATAAAATGCATTGAAgtatgtgttttattgatgtgtttgggtATTTTGATAATGTGGTTGGggcaacaaaatatattgatatattaatgtaaatttgttggcttgctttttaatgtaatagaggtgagacccaaCATAGATCTTTGTGTAGTTGTGAGTATGATAGTTGAGGTGGGTCCcaaatatgataaaaaaaagtcaaCATATGAGCAAAGCAAGCTCCATGCCACCACTTGACTTAGCAAAAATAAGCCAATAAAATGTCACTGTTGTATCCATTTGTTCACCCATGCCCAAGCAAATTTCcctttttctccattcattccCTAGCAAATTGCCACTACTACAGTTGCTCTtaggtatatatatgtttaagaTTCGATTTTAATGAGAATCATATTTCCCAACGGTATTtcataaatttaaaaatcaagAGGAGTATATAATTAAGCGCATTGCCCACACACTTGGGACACTTTGATTTGTCCATGGATTGACGGTAGACAATTGAGATGGAGG
This genomic window from Tripterygium wilfordii isolate XIE 37 chromosome 9, ASM1340144v1, whole genome shotgun sequence contains:
- the LOC120005363 gene encoding 2-oxoglutarate-dependent dioxygenase DAO-like → MSKEFVGEAMEKNSIPVIDMQNFPGKYEKVLREACEEWGCFRLVNHSIPISLMSEMKAVVRSLFDLPTEIKQRNTTPLKWSGYGTFKEHEAMTMFDIVLPEAVQEFCSQLDVSDHQRKVIESYSKSVMALSVQIMEKLVTSLGLNTGNHSFDGWQMYIKMSKYNFNPETIASVGLPMHTDVSFVTIIDDDVAGLEVMKKESGEYVAVDPLPGSNLVIIGDFGAAWSNGRFHNAWHRVRGKEATGRVSINSFLMGPRDGTVEAPAELVNDEHPRLYVPFTWENYRTLQYSSENPWKGALADVLIHPIN